The proteins below are encoded in one region of Desulfobacterales bacterium:
- a CDS encoding DUF1566 domain-containing protein has protein sequence MKKTAMILTAIIICLSWPDFIRAYQSFPDTGQSKCYNNTEEITCPDSGPFYGQDAHYQPRVPQSYTKLGYGGEVLADNAVHVDDGGPWIMTRDNVTGLIWEVKTEESGLRNNNNTYTWYDPDPEINKGDAGEQNGGQCSGSDCDTYSYIQALNQQSFGGCSDWRMPGRQELSSLANRDDYAPSIDTQWFPHTRASNYWTGDTFAMNNVGAWRVDFFHALVGGADKRGADKPVVYHARAVRGGPSEFLPHLTDNQDGTVTDHNTGLVWQKCSHGQTWDEATNECSGTPTAYNWQDALAAAESLRWANHTDWRLPDINELQTLIDDTTSNPAILDILADDTISGYYWSSTTYPGSMDRAWSVYFLNGFIAPRIKTNENNYYVRAVRGGDTFIYSEAKALPGLFMLLFD, from the coding sequence ATGAAAAAGACGGCCATGATTCTGACAGCTATAATAATATGCCTGTCGTGGCCTGATTTTATCCGGGCTTATCAGTCTTTCCCGGATACCGGTCAGAGCAAATGCTACAACAACACAGAAGAAATCACCTGCCCCGACTCAGGCCCTTTTTACGGCCAGGATGCCCATTACCAGCCCAGAGTGCCCCAGTCCTATACAAAGCTTGGTTACGGCGGGGAGGTGTTGGCCGACAACGCAGTCCACGTTGACGATGGCGGCCCGTGGATTATGACCCGAGACAATGTAACCGGGCTTATCTGGGAGGTGAAAACAGAAGAAAGCGGTCTTAGAAACAATAATAACACTTACACCTGGTATGACCCGGATCCTGAAATAAACAAAGGTGATGCGGGCGAACAAAACGGAGGCCAATGCAGCGGCAGCGATTGTGATACATACAGTTATATCCAGGCTCTTAATCAACAATCTTTCGGAGGGTGTTCAGACTGGCGGATGCCCGGGCGGCAAGAGCTTTCCTCACTTGCAAACAGGGATGATTATGCACCGTCTATTGATACGCAATGGTTTCCGCATACCCGGGCTTCAAATTACTGGACGGGTGATACATTTGCCATGAACAATGTAGGCGCGTGGCGCGTTGATTTCTTTCATGCTCTTGTGGGAGGTGCTGACAAGCGAGGTGCTGACAAGCCAGTCGTTTATCATGCCAGAGCGGTCCGCGGAGGGCCCTCAGAGTTTTTGCCTCATCTGACAGACAATCAAGACGGCACGGTTACAGACCACAACACAGGACTTGTGTGGCAGAAATGCAGCCATGGGCAAACATGGGATGAAGCAACAAACGAATGCAGCGGAACGCCAACCGCTTATAACTGGCAGGACGCCCTGGCTGCTGCTGAAAGCCTCAGGTGGGCAAATCATACCGACTGGCGGCTGCCCGACATTAATGAACTGCAGACCCTGATTGATGACACAACATCCAATCCGGCAATTTTGGACATTTTAGCCGATGATACCATCTCCGGTTATTACTGGTCGTCGACAACCTATCCCGGCAGCATGGACCGCGCCTGGAGCGTTTATTTCCTTAACGGATTTATTGCCCCCCGTATTAAAACCAACGAAAACAATTATTATGTCCGGGCTGTACGCGGCGGAGACACCTTCATTTATTCGGAAGCTAAAGCCCTGCCCGGACTTTTCATGCTGTTATTCGATTAG
- a CDS encoding right-handed parallel beta-helix repeat-containing protein, whose protein sequence is MLLGPVCQKKIEYLTYGALIKIAAFTLIFVFILSFGSSAFAATWFVRSDLAVSGDGTSWSEAFTGIAEAVSAATAGDDIWVQAGTYSPASTIWVTKAVILLGGFEGFETEASQRNFVSNETIVDGGDAIRIMNVSASATLDGFTFTNGSDSRAGAMVISESGSEPNILNCKFTHNASTGTGGSEGYYGGGAVWLSYAKPVFNNCVFAQNTALDYGGAINAGSGSMLLINCTFTRNTAYTGGAVYILGDTDIKHRIYNSILWGNTNTTGSDLEVRFSSTDWPDGSNNCCSSYVGSAQVYTDPLIIDPDNGNYHIAPGSPCIDQGTSSVGLLPIDIDGDPRQLDGDSNGSVIVDIGADEFDPSQDYYADLYVDGIDGDDLNDGTTWAAAKASLQAAIGAAAENNEIWVRGGNYDLTSPVNVDKVLFIYGGFAGTEIQRNSRNWLANPTIINGQSTFQCLYITGAAKVDGFTFTNGIAVNGGGILASASGATIANSIIQNCSAEYGGGIYCGRTTYLNDCSILNNSAGQSGGGIYTISSSSTTVSNCLIAGNTADRSTDGGGGGIYNDGGFSPLIENCIIRGNSTAGHGGGIHNNERNEARIFACTITLNEASNRGGGIYSGQNGSTNYSRPDIINCVIANNHAVYGGGIYSDEASNSDIFNCTIAGNTAATYGAGLYLAYRNSYAYVMNCIFMGNVLDGGGYSDIYFVYYGGLTGSSFNNLRLLYNDFSMLDESWHNAGAPYKTGNMGVSPDFVDYDGPDNDPLAGGDSDYHLSPSSPVIDEGIASDATFNLTAPSDDLDGTSRPQGMGYDLGAYEYLVTTPIYTLTASVISGSGTVSPTSGDYFEGTVVSLTADPDAGYQVASWSGTDDDSSTAGSNTVTMTGDKSVSVSFETIPVTQYTLTVTKSGSGTISPAEGSHVYDAGIVVDLTADPDAGYQVASWSGTDDDSSTAGSNTVTMTGDKSVSVSFETIPVTQYTLTVTKSGSGTISPAEGSHVYDAGTVVDLTADPDAGYQVASWSGTDDDSSTAGSNTVTMTGDKSVSVSFETIPVTQYTLTVTKSGSGTISPAEGSHVYDAGIVVDLTADPDAGYQVAAWSGTDDDSSTAQTNTVTMDSNKSVSVAFRPEQQIMPGVLLLLLEDTPF, encoded by the coding sequence ATGTTGCTTGGACCTGTTTGTCAGAAAAAAATAGAGTATTTAACGTATGGTGCATTAATAAAGATCGCTGCTTTTACGCTTATATTCGTTTTTATTTTATCATTTGGTTCGAGCGCTTTTGCAGCAACCTGGTTTGTACGTTCAGATCTTGCCGTATCCGGCGACGGAACCAGCTGGAGCGAGGCCTTTACTGGTATTGCCGAGGCAGTCAGCGCTGCAACAGCCGGCGATGACATTTGGGTTCAGGCGGGAACGTATTCTCCAGCATCGACCATATGGGTTACAAAGGCTGTTATCCTGCTGGGTGGCTTCGAAGGTTTTGAAACCGAGGCTTCTCAGCGCAATTTCGTGTCAAATGAAACCATTGTCGATGGCGGCGATGCCATTCGGATCATGAACGTGTCTGCATCGGCGACATTAGACGGTTTTACCTTTACCAACGGCAGCGATTCCAGGGCCGGAGCCATGGTAATTTCGGAAAGCGGGAGTGAGCCGAATATTTTGAACTGTAAGTTTACCCACAACGCGTCAACCGGAACCGGGGGAAGTGAAGGCTATTACGGCGGCGGGGCAGTTTGGTTGAGTTACGCCAAGCCTGTATTTAACAACTGTGTTTTTGCCCAGAATACAGCTTTGGACTACGGCGGCGCCATTAATGCGGGAAGCGGCTCGATGCTTCTTATTAACTGTACCTTTACCCGCAACACCGCCTATACGGGCGGCGCTGTATACATATTGGGCGATACGGACATTAAGCACAGGATCTACAATTCTATTCTCTGGGGGAACACCAACACGACGGGATCTGATTTGGAGGTACGATTTTCGTCAACTGACTGGCCTGATGGCAGCAATAATTGCTGCTCTAGTTATGTCGGCTCCGCTCAGGTTTATACAGACCCGCTTATCATTGATCCGGACAACGGCAACTACCACATCGCCCCCGGTTCCCCGTGTATTGACCAGGGAACATCTTCTGTCGGGCTGCTGCCTATAGATATTGACGGAGATCCGCGTCAGCTGGACGGCGATTCAAACGGATCGGTCATCGTCGATATCGGGGCTGATGAATTTGATCCGAGCCAGGATTATTATGCGGACCTGTATGTGGATGGAATCGACGGGGATGATTTGAATGACGGCACAACCTGGGCAGCCGCCAAGGCCAGCCTTCAGGCGGCCATTGGCGCGGCAGCTGAAAACAACGAAATCTGGGTTAGAGGGGGTAATTATGATTTAACTTCCCCGGTTAATGTCGATAAAGTGCTTTTTATTTACGGGGGGTTTGCCGGCACCGAGATCCAGCGAAACAGCCGCAACTGGCTGGCCAACCCCACTATCATCAACGGGCAGAGCACCTTTCAGTGCCTATACATTACTGGCGCTGCGAAAGTGGACGGATTCACCTTTACCAACGGAATTGCCGTCAATGGCGGAGGAATACTTGCTTCGGCAAGCGGCGCGACCATTGCAAACAGCATCATCCAGAACTGCAGCGCAGAGTATGGGGGTGGCATTTACTGCGGCCGAACCACATATTTAAACGACTGCTCCATTCTGAACAACTCAGCCGGCCAAAGCGGCGGCGGCATTTACACCATTTCCAGTAGCAGCACCACGGTCAGCAACTGTTTGATTGCAGGAAACACTGCGGATCGCAGCACAGACGGCGGCGGCGGGGGTATTTACAACGACGGGGGTTTTTCACCGCTGATTGAGAACTGCATTATTCGCGGCAATTCAACCGCCGGGCATGGCGGCGGCATCCACAATAATGAAAGAAATGAAGCCCGTATTTTTGCGTGCACCATTACCCTGAATGAGGCTTCGAACCGGGGCGGGGGGATTTACAGCGGGCAAAACGGCAGTACCAACTACTCCCGGCCTGATATTATCAATTGTGTGATTGCTAACAATCATGCGGTTTACGGCGGGGGGATCTACAGTGACGAAGCCAGCAATTCGGATATTTTCAACTGCACAATCGCCGGCAATACGGCCGCCACTTATGGCGCAGGTCTCTATTTGGCCTATCGGAATAGCTACGCCTATGTCATGAATTGCATTTTTATGGGCAATGTGCTGGATGGGGGCGGATATTCCGATATTTATTTTGTTTATTATGGGGGTCTGACCGGATCAAGTTTCAACAACTTGAGATTGCTTTACAATGATTTTTCGATGCTTGACGAAAGCTGGCACAATGCCGGTGCCCCCTATAAGACCGGGAACATGGGGGTCAGCCCCGATTTTGTCGATTACGATGGCCCGGATAATGATCCCCTTGCCGGCGGAGACAGCGATTACCATCTCAGCCCGTCCTCGCCGGTGATAGATGAAGGCATTGCATCTGATGCCACATTTAATTTGACAGCCCCGTCCGATGACCTTGATGGCACATCCCGTCCCCAGGGCATGGGTTATGATCTGGGCGCCTATGAATATCTGGTTACCACGCCAATTTACACATTGACGGCAAGTGTTATCAGCGGTTCAGGCACTGTATCTCCCACAAGCGGTGATTATTTCGAAGGCACAGTTGTTTCCCTGACGGCTGATCCGGATGCCGGCTACCAGGTGGCTTCCTGGAGCGGCACCGATGACGACAGCTCCACTGCCGGGAGCAATACGGTGACGATGACGGGTGATAAGAGCGTGAGCGTGTCATTTGAGACCATTCCAGTGACGCAGTACACGTTGACCGTAACGAAATCAGGCAGCGGCACAATCTCGCCGGCAGAGGGTTCTCATGTTTATGATGCCGGGATAGTGGTGGATCTGACGGCTGATCCGGATGCCGGCTACCAGGTGGCTTCCTGGAGCGGCACCGATGACGACAGCTCCACTGCCGGGAGCAATACGGTGACGATGACGGGTGATAAGAGCGTGAGCGTGTCATTTGAGACCATTCCAGTGACGCAGTACACGTTGACCGTAACGAAATCAGGCAGCGGCACAATATCGCCGGCAGAGGGTTCTCATGTTTATGATGCCGGGACAGTGGTGGATCTGACGGCTGATCCGGATGCCGGCTACCAGGTGGCTTCCTGGAGCGGCACCGATGACGACAGCTCCACTGCCGGGAGCAATACGGTGACGATGACGGGTGATAAGAGCGTGAGCGTGTCATTTGAGACCATTCCAGTGACGCAGTACACGTTGACCGTAACGAAATCAGGCAGCGGCACAATATCGCCGGCAGAGGGTTCTCATGTTTATGATGCCGGGATAGTGGTGGATCTGACGGCTGATCCGGATGCCGGCTATCAGGTGGCCGCCTGGAGCGGCACCGATGACGACAGCTCCACTGCCCAAACGAATACTGTCACGATGGACAGTAATAAAAGCGTTTCCGTTGCATTTAGGCCTGAGCAGCAAATAATGCCCGGGGTATTGTTACTGCTGCTGGAAGACACACCATTCTAA
- a CDS encoding choice-of-anchor Q domain-containing protein, translated as MMKTNFRWLNLVLIVCMIMGLSALHPCNAKAADLTVGSFCTYSTISAAIDAASAGDRLLIEGGVTFAENLIINKNLTLQGGHAACGSASSDPTTINGGGSDKVVTIEAKSTVTLVNLYITNGNGIGGGVCALTSSQVTLDNVRIFGNTGTYGAGLYVSSTAEVTLTNGSNIDNNTATIAGGGARVWGILTSQDTKSDINDNSAPHGGGVSVKGGELHLIDADMSGNQATAADGRGGAILLEEGAIATMTGRVWIYNGNQAYDGAGIYADDSEIFLGKVTIGGNTASNGGGGIYLTNNSSLSASNATVGNDTLPYGNEAAMGAGIYASGSTVDFGGNIFNNIATIQGAGIYAEDSTINLTDVNVGGTDASQANQLGPGGHTGAGLYFANATQATLNNTVVSGNAFQTTGFAYGGGAYVSSGSLLTLTNSTIENHLAPSETDGRGAGIYINDSTVTVDNSQVVSNTAGQSGGGVRLWQTSTLNVLNDSVIADNHALNGHGGAIAAGDTPTINISDATLLDNSAATHGGAIYLDAGTLNVAYTRLHGNSAARGGAIFQTGTSASEVSNSLIYSNTATTGFGAGIRTEGGEFTLTHVTLADNFNGAGYSQSNTEGHAANSIAWGNDEGGFWITSGNLTGTCNIDQSGNVGSASNPRFVDAASGDFHLLGDSPAIDTCSTGLSPDLDNISRPFGDGYDMGAYEFYVEHAVEAVTNPEGAGTVSGTGTYISGSTVSVTASAEPGYVFSHWAVDNMVAACSASYSFPATDDVTLQANFSQEQSQYDITCSASPVNYGSVTGAGSYSHGADATVSASPDSGYAFVHWIETWDGFEGSCVVSTEEVYTFTAERDRNLTAIIRPKALPGVMMLLLD; from the coding sequence ATGATGAAAACAAATTTCCGATGGCTTAATTTGGTTTTAATTGTCTGTATGATCATGGGTTTGAGTGCCCTTCATCCCTGCAACGCCAAAGCAGCAGATCTCACCGTAGGCAGCTTCTGTACTTATTCCACAATCAGCGCCGCCATTGATGCAGCGAGTGCCGGGGACAGACTACTGATCGAAGGCGGGGTGACATTTGCCGAAAATCTCATCATCAACAAAAATCTGACCCTGCAAGGCGGGCACGCCGCCTGCGGCAGTGCTTCGTCAGACCCAACGACCATCAATGGCGGCGGCAGCGACAAGGTAGTAACCATTGAAGCTAAATCCACTGTTACGTTGGTCAATCTCTATATCACCAATGGTAATGGTATAGGTGGCGGGGTTTGTGCCTTAACTAGCAGCCAAGTCACTTTGGACAATGTTCGCATCTTCGGCAACACCGGTACCTATGGCGCGGGGCTGTATGTCAGCTCCACCGCCGAGGTGACCCTCACAAACGGCAGCAATATTGACAATAATACCGCCACCATTGCCGGCGGCGGCGCGCGCGTGTGGGGAATCTTGACCAGTCAGGACACGAAATCGGATATCAATGATAATTCAGCGCCCCACGGCGGCGGTGTTTCGGTGAAGGGGGGAGAGCTGCACCTTATTGATGCGGATATGAGCGGCAACCAGGCCACTGCCGCGGATGGCAGGGGTGGCGCTATCTTATTGGAAGAAGGCGCGATCGCCACGATGACGGGGAGGGTCTGGATTTACAATGGGAACCAGGCCTACGACGGGGCCGGCATTTATGCTGACGATTCCGAGATATTCCTGGGAAAAGTTACCATCGGAGGGAATACGGCGTCAAATGGGGGCGGCGGCATTTACCTAACCAACAATAGTTCGCTGTCCGCGTCCAACGCCACAGTCGGCAATGATACTTTGCCCTATGGCAACGAAGCCGCCATGGGCGCAGGTATTTACGCCTCCGGCAGCACCGTTGACTTTGGCGGCAATATCTTCAACAATATCGCGACAATTCAAGGGGCCGGCATTTATGCAGAAGACAGCACAATCAATCTGACCGACGTCAACGTGGGCGGAACCGATGCAAGCCAGGCCAATCAACTGGGACCGGGTGGACACACGGGAGCGGGTCTATACTTTGCAAACGCTACCCAAGCGACGCTCAACAACACCGTGGTTTCCGGCAACGCCTTTCAGACCACCGGCTTTGCCTATGGCGGCGGCGCGTATGTATCAAGCGGCAGCCTGTTGACGCTGACCAACAGCACTATTGAAAACCATCTGGCGCCTTCAGAAACCGACGGCCGGGGCGCTGGCATATACATCAATGACAGTACGGTCACGGTTGACAATAGCCAGGTCGTATCGAACACCGCCGGTCAATCCGGCGGCGGCGTGCGTCTGTGGCAAACCAGCACACTAAACGTCCTAAACGATTCCGTCATTGCCGACAACCACGCGCTAAACGGCCATGGCGGGGCGATTGCGGCAGGCGATACACCAACCATCAACATCTCTGATGCCACCCTGCTCGACAACAGCGCCGCCACTCACGGCGGGGCGATCTATCTGGACGCGGGCACTTTAAATGTCGCATACACCCGCCTGCACGGCAACAGTGCTGCGCGCGGCGGGGCCATCTTTCAAACTGGGACTTCGGCATCGGAGGTTTCCAACAGCCTGATTTACAGCAACACTGCCACTACCGGATTTGGCGCAGGTATCCGCACCGAGGGTGGCGAGTTCACCCTGACCCATGTCACGCTGGCCGACAACTTCAACGGGGCGGGATATTCACAGTCTAATACCGAAGGGCATGCTGCAAACAGCATCGCCTGGGGCAATGATGAGGGTGGCTTCTGGATCACCAGCGGTAATCTCACCGGAACATGCAACATCGACCAGAGCGGAAATGTCGGATCAGCCAGTAATCCCCGTTTCGTGGATGCCGCCAGCGGCGATTTCCATCTGCTCGGCGATTCTCCGGCCATCGATACCTGCAGCACCGGCCTCTCGCCTGATCTGGATAATATTTCCCGTCCTTTTGGTGACGGCTACGACATGGGCGCATATGAGTTCTATGTGGAGCATGCCGTGGAAGCAGTCACCAATCCCGAAGGGGCCGGCACAGTATCCGGCACGGGCACTTATATTTCAGGCTCGACCGTTTCCGTGACTGCATCAGCCGAGCCCGGATATGTTTTCAGTCATTGGGCGGTTGATAACATGGTCGCCGCCTGCAGCGCTTCGTATTCTTTTCCAGCAACCGACGATGTTACCCTTCAGGCTAACTTCAGCCAGGAGCAGAGCCAATACGACATCACTTGCTCTGCAAGCCCCGTGAACTATGGATCCGTGACAGGAGCAGGCTCTTACAGCCATGGCGCGGATGCAACCGTCAGCGCCTCCCCGGATTCCGGATATGCCTTTGTCCACTGGATCGAAACCTGGGATGGATTTGAGGGAAGCTGTGTTGTTTCCACGGAAGAAGTGTATACCTTCACAGCAGAAAGAGACAGAAACCTTACGGCAATCATCAGGCCGAAAGCTCTGCCTGGAGTCATGATGCTGCTCCTGGATTAA
- a CDS encoding S8 family peptidase, with translation MRSVTILFIAICVIISSSALAADNTAPALDPSIIKETEAKAKPSPQDKNQFEKRGILKDGEFIEDPEPKNYAPRELLVKYKTLVNDETTTEEKYRRNYGIVPIKKFRSIGVQHVKLPEDLPVEAALKIYEQDPAVEYAEPNYIRKIDATTPDDLDNRLWGLHNTGQNVNGTGGTADADIDAPEAWDLCTGSNDVVVAVIDTGVDYNHPDLAENTWTNPSESENGIDDDGNGYVDDVMGWDWVDDDNNPMDYNNHGTHCAGTIAAKGNNSEGITGVCWTANIMPLRSHSTLGAGSDADIISAIQYACSNNADIINISSGGESYSQSYKDAICESSALVVCSAGNSGKDNDSAPHYPSNYECPNIISVAATDQNDELASFSNFGATTVDVAAPGVNIYSGHPARQTIWSDNFDDGTLAPWVTGGSSGGPFGLTSYVYTTPSFSLTDSPGSTLDDWAYYGNNDDHYVQVLANSNFTSYEGTKLQYHFVGISEPGYDFFRVRVGSGSYAIAHGFSGYFTEGWHLGVIDMKRLEAEGDDNLYVQCEFESDYSGYSDGFYVDTFNMTAWSPNPADSGYRFANGTSMAAPHVSGLAALAKAYNMAMPDTQPLTNRQIKSAITRGVDRIASLSDKLKSGGRINAYNTLKLIEQGPAMPAINLLLLED, from the coding sequence ATGAGATCAGTTACAATATTATTTATTGCCATTTGCGTCATCATTTCTTCTTCGGCATTGGCTGCTGACAATACAGCCCCCGCACTTGACCCTTCAATTATAAAAGAAACCGAAGCGAAGGCCAAACCCAGCCCCCAGGATAAAAACCAGTTCGAAAAACGCGGCATTTTAAAAGATGGGGAATTCATCGAAGATCCAGAACCCAAAAATTACGCACCACGCGAATTGCTGGTAAAATATAAAACCCTTGTTAACGATGAAACCACGACTGAAGAAAAATATCGAAGGAATTATGGGATTGTTCCAATAAAAAAATTTCGTTCCATAGGGGTACAGCACGTAAAACTCCCGGAGGATCTCCCTGTTGAAGCAGCTCTTAAAATTTATGAACAGGATCCGGCCGTGGAATACGCCGAACCCAATTACATCCGCAAGATTGATGCTACGACACCCGATGATTTGGATAACCGACTCTGGGGTTTGCACAATACCGGACAAAATGTGAACGGGACTGGAGGTACTGCGGATGCGGATATTGATGCCCCTGAAGCCTGGGACCTATGCACAGGATCCAACGACGTTGTTGTTGCCGTGATTGACACAGGCGTGGATTATAACCACCCCGACCTGGCTGAGAATACATGGACAAATCCTTCTGAATCAGAAAACGGCATAGATGATGACGGCAACGGCTATGTGGATGATGTGATGGGATGGGATTGGGTTGATGATGACAATAACCCGATGGACTACAATAATCACGGCACGCATTGCGCCGGCACCATTGCGGCCAAAGGAAATAACAGCGAAGGGATAACCGGTGTATGCTGGACGGCAAACATAATGCCGCTCAGAAGTCACAGCACATTGGGTGCCGGATCTGACGCCGATATTATTTCAGCCATCCAATACGCTTGTTCAAACAATGCGGACATAATCAATATAAGTTCAGGGGGCGAAAGTTATTCCCAAAGTTATAAAGATGCCATATGTGAAAGCTCGGCGCTTGTTGTCTGTTCCGCTGGAAATTCTGGAAAAGATAATGATAGTGCGCCTCATTACCCGTCCAATTATGAATGCCCAAACATTATCTCAGTAGCAGCCACTGACCAGAATGACGAACTCGCCTCATTCTCAAATTTCGGAGCCACTACAGTGGACGTGGCCGCGCCCGGGGTCAACATCTACAGCGGGCACCCGGCAAGACAAACAATATGGAGCGATAATTTCGATGACGGCACTCTCGCTCCCTGGGTAACCGGGGGCTCAAGCGGCGGCCCGTTTGGCCTTACATCTTATGTTTATACAACCCCCAGCTTCTCCTTGACAGACAGCCCCGGTTCAACACTTGATGATTGGGCGTACTACGGAAATAATGACGACCATTATGTCCAGGTTCTTGCAAACAGTAACTTCACTTCCTATGAAGGCACAAAACTGCAATATCACTTTGTTGGCATATCCGAACCGGGATATGATTTTTTCCGTGTCCGTGTCGGTTCAGGTTCATATGCTATAGCGCATGGATTTTCTGGCTACTTCACAGAGGGCTGGCATTTAGGCGTTATAGATATGAAAAGGCTTGAAGCCGAGGGAGACGACAATCTATATGTCCAATGTGAGTTTGAAAGCGATTATTCCGGTTATAGCGATGGCTTTTATGTCGACACATTTAATATGACAGCGTGGTCACCTAATCCGGCTGATTCCGGGTATAGATTTGCTAACGGAACTTCCATGGCCGCCCCGCATGTTTCCGGACTTGCCGCACTTGCCAAGGCATACAACATGGCCATGCCCGACACCCAACCCTTAACCAACAGACAGATCAAATCCGCAATAACCAGAGGTGTCGACCGCATTGCATCATTGAGCGATAAGTTAAAAAGCGGTGGGAGAATTAATGCATATAACACGCTTAAACTGATTGAGCAGGGGCCTGCCATGCCCGCAATTAACCTGCTGCTGCTTGAAGACTAA
- a CDS encoding sulfotransferase family 2 domain-containing protein, which yields MIKTVELPLVKIEFIDSIDDLKQYSNYDICITGLDKRSVKLGRKLNKNNIDFVCFVSPENVALTEKSNVYAPNNTCKLNKNNVLVVNFPNWINSLHYYIEMGFKHFVILRLFQSDSWERTCIVSHMNKIIFLPNYKVLYSSIREYFRKNYPEFENAPKTSAGLNTRIEMKDPAFADYFKFTIVRNPWDRVASFYRDKIDKGNNHQNYSKWRHPFAVFLDKEDLKISDVIRIISSVPDSHADNHFIAQYPKIYSNTKSLVDYVAKFETLQKDISAIRDISGLDLQQLKKFNVTNFKNRSYKDYYDSNDAINMVGERYSNDIISFNYVF from the coding sequence ATGATAAAGACAGTGGAATTACCTTTAGTAAAGATTGAATTTATTGATAGTATAGATGATCTAAAACAATACTCTAATTACGACATATGTATTACAGGGCTTGATAAGAGAAGTGTCAAGTTAGGGAGAAAATTGAATAAAAATAATATTGATTTTGTATGTTTCGTTAGCCCTGAAAATGTAGCACTGACAGAGAAATCAAATGTCTATGCGCCTAATAATACATGTAAACTTAATAAAAATAATGTTTTAGTGGTAAACTTTCCTAATTGGATTAACTCATTGCATTATTATATTGAAATGGGTTTTAAGCATTTTGTTATCCTCAGGCTTTTTCAGTCTGACTCTTGGGAAAGAACTTGTATCGTTTCTCACATGAATAAAATTATCTTCTTGCCAAATTATAAGGTGCTGTACAGCTCAATCAGAGAATATTTTCGGAAAAATTATCCTGAATTTGAAAATGCCCCAAAGACAAGTGCGGGGTTGAACACTAGAATCGAAATGAAAGATCCGGCATTTGCTGATTATTTTAAATTTACTATAGTAAGAAATCCATGGGACAGGGTCGCTTCATTTTATCGTGACAAAATAGATAAAGGGAATAATCACCAAAATTATAGCAAATGGAGGCATCCATTTGCTGTTTTTCTTGACAAGGAAGATTTAAAAATAAGCGATGTAATTAGAATTATTTCTTCTGTTCCTGACAGTCATGCTGATAATCACTTTATCGCACAGTATCCAAAAATATATTCTAACACCAAATCCTTAGTTGATTATGTGGCTAAGTTTGAGACCTTACAGAAGGATATCTCTGCAATAAGAGATATATCCGGTTTAGACCTTCAGCAGCTAAAAAAATTTAATGTCACAAATTTCAAGAATAGATCATATAAAGACTATTATGATAGTAATGACGCAATTAATATGGTAGGAGAGCGATACAGCAATGATATTATTTCATTCAATTATGTTTTCTAA